A genomic window from Silene latifolia isolate original U9 population chromosome Y, ASM4854445v1, whole genome shotgun sequence includes:
- the LOC141630128 gene encoding uncharacterized protein LOC141630128, which produces MPGDDGKLNEKTIFNGDNYDLWADAIKNWIDAKNKLGFIIGEVKNPEGEDGADNLEFVAWRQCNAMLTAWSRNVIGPKLHPSITFSLPLAKVWEELKSRFSAGNALRVHQLKRELNDCKQGRQSVV; this is translated from the exons aTGCCAGGAGACGATGGTAAATTAAATGAAAAG ACCATCTTTAACGGCGACAATTACGACCTTTGGGCTGACGCTATTAAGAATTGGATAGATGCGAAAAATAAGCTAGGATTTATTATAGGAGAGGTCAAGAACCCGGAAGGGGAAGACGGGGCTGACAACCTCGAATTTGTAGCATGGAGACAATGTAATGCTATGTTAACAGCATGGTCAAGGAACGTGATAGGCCCGAAATTGCATCCGAGTATCACTTTCTCGTTGCCATTAGCAAAAGTTTGGGAAGAATTGAAGAGCCGTTTTTCGGCAGGGAATGCTCTGCGGGTGCATCAATTGAAAAGGGAACTCAACGATTGCAAACAAGGGCGACAATCCGTGGTTTAA